In the genome of Pseudomonas sp. HS6, one region contains:
- a CDS encoding XdhC family protein has protein sequence MDSADLNVLRSVLEWRRAGQRVVLFSVVQTWGTAPRAPGAMLALREDGVVIGSVSGGCVEDDLIARLHDGRIPADGPPVQLITYGVTREEAARFGLPCGGTLRLTEERVGDPAWVAELLARCEAHEIVARELNLESGEVILSPASKTDALVFDGKTLRAIYGPRWRLLLIGAGQLSRYVAEMARLLDFEVLICDPRTEFVYDWEEQHGRFVPGMPDEAVLSIQTDERTAIVALTHDPRLDDMALLTALDSKAFYVGALGSRVNSLKRREYLAELGLSQAAIARLHGPIGLPIGSHSPAEIALSLLAEIVAVKNGVELKQKKAERA, from the coding sequence ATGGACAGCGCCGATCTCAATGTCCTGCGCAGCGTCCTGGAATGGCGCCGCGCCGGGCAGCGGGTGGTGTTGTTCAGCGTGGTGCAGACCTGGGGCACTGCCCCCCGGGCGCCCGGCGCGATGCTGGCATTGCGCGAGGATGGCGTGGTGATCGGTTCGGTGTCCGGCGGCTGTGTCGAGGACGATCTGATCGCCCGGTTGCATGACGGGCGGATTCCCGCCGATGGGCCGCCGGTGCAGTTGATCACCTATGGCGTGACGCGGGAGGAGGCGGCGCGGTTCGGCCTGCCTTGCGGCGGAACCTTGCGCCTGACCGAGGAGCGGGTCGGCGATCCGGCGTGGGTCGCCGAGTTGCTGGCCCGTTGTGAGGCCCATGAAATTGTTGCGCGCGAGCTGAATCTTGAAAGCGGTGAAGTAATTCTTTCGCCGGCGAGCAAAACGGATGCATTGGTTTTTGATGGCAAGACCTTGCGCGCCATCTACGGCCCACGTTGGCGCCTGCTGCTGATCGGTGCCGGACAGTTGTCGCGCTATGTGGCCGAGATGGCGCGGTTACTGGATTTCGAAGTGCTGATCTGCGATCCCCGCACCGAATTCGTTTATGACTGGGAAGAGCAGCATGGCCGCTTTGTTCCCGGCATGCCGGATGAGGCGGTGCTGAGCATTCAGACCGACGAACGCACTGCCATTGTTGCCCTGACCCATGATCCGCGTCTGGACGACATGGCGCTGCTGACGGCGCTGGATTCCAAGGCCTTTTACGTCGGTGCCCTGGGCTCGCGCGTCAACAGTCTCAAGCGCCGGGAATACCTGGCTGAGCTAGGCTTGTCGCAAGCGGCCATTGCACGATTGCACGGGCCGATCGGTCTCCCTATCGGCAGTCATTCCCCAGCGGAAATCGCGTTGTCGTTGCTGGCGGAAATCGTCGCGGTCAAGAATGGTGTCGAGTTGAAGCAGAAGAAGGCAGAGCGCGCATGA
- the rne gene encoding ribonuclease E, which produces MKRMLINATQPEELRVALVDGQRLYDLDIESGAREQKKANIYKGRITRIEPSLEAAFVDFGSERHGFLPLKEISREYFKKAPEGRVNIKDVLSEGQEVIVQVEKEERGNKGAALTTFISLAGRYLVLMPNNPRAGGISRRIEGEERNELREALNGLVAPADMGLIVRTAGLGRSSEEMQWDLDYLLQLWTAIKEASLDRSAPFLIYQESNVIIRAIRDYLRQDIGEVLIDSVEAQDEALTFIRQVMPQYASKIKLYEDSVPLFNRFQIESQIETAFQRVVELPSGGSIVIDPTEALVSIDINSARATKGSDIEETALQTNLEAAEEIARQLRLRDIGGLIVIDFIDMTPAKNQRAVEEKVRECLEADRARVQIGRISRFGLLEMSRQRLRPSLGESSGIVCPRCSGTGIIRDVESLSLAILRLIEEEALKDRTAEVRAQVPIPVAAFLLNEKRNSITKIELRTRARIVILPNDHLETPHFEVQRLRDDSPEAATNQSSYEIAAAAADVEDVQPAAATRTLVRQEAAVKTAPARANAPVPTEVAAPAPAPAPAPVAAPEPSLFKGLVKSLVSLFATKEEPVAPVVVEKPAAERPARNEERRNGRQQSRNRNGRRDEERKPREERAPREERAPREPREERQPREAREVREPRESRDEAPVAREERAPRAPREERAPRAPREDRKPRGEREERVRELREPLDAAPVAAAAAVAVAAATEERPARQPREERAPRPPREERQPRAEQAAAAVAEEETNTSEEQLPEDGSENAEGDRPRRRSRGQRRRSNRRERQRDANGNVIEGSEESETGENTEAPSTADLAAGLAVTAAVASTVISAPAEAQAHEQAERATAATLETAPVEAPVVEATTPVEVAAAPEVEVAPVREAQPQVEVAAEPAVTFEAPVVVEESVVETVAETVTETVREVREEQTAFNWVAEPAVAETPAPVVEAPVVEEAKAAEPVVVAEPAPVVEAPVTEAPVVAEAPAPVVEAAPVSALTPSGRAPNDPREVRRRKREEERLQKEAELAAAAAPAAAEPVVAEVVEAAPAPVAEEVAVEAVIAEAPRSVQDAVEHHEQAQEKEHEPKPLV; this is translated from the coding sequence ATGAAAAGAATGCTGATTAACGCAACTCAACCCGAAGAGTTGCGTGTTGCACTGGTAGATGGCCAGCGCCTCTACGACCTGGACATCGAATCCGGTGCACGCGAGCAGAAAAAGGCCAACATCTATAAAGGCCGTATCACTCGCATCGAACCAAGCCTTGAGGCTGCCTTTGTCGATTTCGGCTCCGAGCGCCACGGCTTCCTGCCCCTCAAAGAAATCTCCCGCGAATACTTCAAGAAAGCCCCTGAAGGCCGCGTCAACATCAAGGACGTCCTGAGCGAAGGCCAGGAAGTCATCGTTCAGGTCGAAAAAGAAGAACGTGGCAACAAGGGCGCAGCCCTGACCACCTTCATCAGCCTGGCCGGTCGTTACCTCGTTCTGATGCCGAACAACCCGCGTGCCGGCGGTATCTCCCGTCGCATCGAAGGCGAAGAGCGCAACGAACTGCGTGAAGCGCTGAACGGTCTGGTCGCTCCAGCCGACATGGGTCTGATCGTGCGCACTGCCGGCCTGGGCCGCAGCAGCGAAGAAATGCAGTGGGACCTCGATTACCTACTGCAACTCTGGACCGCTATCAAGGAAGCGTCGCTGGATCGTTCCGCGCCGTTCCTGATCTACCAGGAAAGCAACGTCATCATCCGCGCCATCCGCGATTACCTGCGCCAGGACATCGGCGAAGTGCTGATCGACAGCGTTGAAGCCCAGGACGAAGCTTTGACCTTCATCCGTCAGGTGATGCCGCAGTACGCCAGCAAGATCAAGCTGTACGAAGACAGCGTTCCGCTGTTCAACCGTTTCCAGATCGAAAGCCAGATCGAGACCGCTTTCCAGCGCGTAGTCGAACTGCCTTCCGGCGGCTCCATCGTCATCGATCCGACCGAAGCCCTGGTGTCCATCGACATCAACTCGGCGCGCGCCACCAAAGGCAGCGACATCGAAGAAACCGCCCTGCAAACCAACCTTGAAGCGGCCGAAGAAATCGCCCGTCAGTTGCGCCTGCGCGACATCGGCGGCCTGATCGTCATCGACTTCATCGACATGACCCCTGCCAAGAACCAGCGCGCCGTGGAAGAGAAAGTCCGCGAATGCCTGGAAGCCGACCGCGCTCGCGTGCAGATCGGCCGCATCTCGCGCTTCGGCCTGCTGGAAATGTCCCGTCAGCGCCTGCGCCCTTCGCTCGGCGAAAGCAGCGGCATCGTCTGCCCGCGTTGCAGCGGCACCGGCATCATCCGTGATGTCGAATCGCTGTCCCTGGCGATCCTGCGTCTGATCGAAGAAGAAGCCCTGAAAGACCGCACTGCCGAAGTTCGCGCCCAGGTGCCGATCCCGGTGGCCGCGTTCCTGCTCAACGAAAAACGCAACTCGATCACCAAGATCGAACTGCGCACCCGCGCTCGCATCGTTATCCTGCCGAACGACCACCTCGAAACTCCGCATTTCGAAGTTCAGCGTCTGCGTGACGACAGCCCGGAAGCCGCGACCAACCAGTCCAGCTACGAAATCGCTGCCGCTGCCGCCGACGTCGAAGACGTTCAGCCAGCCGCCGCGACCCGCACCCTGGTTCGCCAGGAAGCTGCGGTCAAGACCGCTCCGGCCCGCGCCAACGCTCCGGTTCCGACCGAAGTTGCCGCTCCGGCTCCAGCTCCAGCCCCTGCGCCGGTTGCTGCGCCAGAGCCAAGCCTGTTCAAAGGCCTGGTGAAGTCGCTGGTCAGCCTGTTCGCGACCAAGGAAGAGCCTGTTGCTCCGGTTGTGGTTGAAAAACCTGCCGCCGAGCGTCCGGCCCGCAATGAAGAGCGTCGCAACGGTCGTCAGCAGAGCCGCAACCGTAACGGTCGCCGCGATGAAGAACGCAAGCCGCGCGAAGAACGTGCCCCACGTGAAGAGCGCGCACCGCGCGAGCCGCGTGAAGAGCGTCAGCCTCGTGAAGCCCGTGAAGTCCGCGAGCCACGCGAGTCCCGTGACGAAGCACCGGTAGCCCGCGAAGAACGCGCACCACGCGCCCCTCGTGAAGAACGTGCACCGCGCGCTCCGCGTGAAGATCGCAAGCCGCGTGGCGAGCGTGAAGAGCGCGTACGTGAACTGCGTGAGCCTCTGGATGCCGCACCGGTCGCCGCTGCTGCCGCTGTTGCGGTAGCCGCCGCCACTGAAGAGCGTCCAGCTCGTCAGCCGCGTGAAGAGCGTGCTCCACGTCCACCGCGTGAAGAGCGTCAACCGCGTGCCGAACAAGCCGCTGCTGCCGTAGCCGAAGAAGAAACCAACACCAGCGAAGAGCAACTGCCGGAAGACGGTTCGGAGAACGCCGAAGGCGATCGTCCACGCCGCCGCTCCCGTGGTCAGCGTCGTCGCAGCAACCGTCGCGAGCGTCAGCGTGATGCCAACGGCAATGTGATCGAAGGTTCGGAAGAGTCCGAAACCGGCGAAAACACCGAAGCACCAAGCACTGCCGATCTGGCTGCCGGCCTGGCGGTGACCGCCGCTGTTGCCAGCACCGTGATCAGCGCTCCTGCCGAAGCTCAGGCCCACGAGCAAGCTGAACGCGCGACCGCTGCAACGCTGGAAACCGCTCCAGTGGAAGCGCCGGTTGTTGAAGCAACCACTCCGGTAGAAGTGGCTGCTGCACCGGAAGTCGAAGTGGCGCCGGTTCGCGAAGCTCAGCCTCAGGTTGAAGTCGCTGCCGAACCAGCGGTGACCTTCGAAGCACCAGTCGTTGTTGAAGAGTCGGTTGTCGAAACCGTCGCTGAAACCGTGACCGAGACCGTGCGTGAAGTTCGCGAAGAGCAAACCGCTTTCAACTGGGTCGCCGAGCCGGCTGTCGCTGAAACCCCAGCGCCAGTGGTTGAAGCACCCGTGGTCGAAGAAGCCAAGGCTGCCGAGCCAGTGGTTGTTGCTGAACCGGCACCGGTCGTTGAAGCTCCGGTAACAGAAGCGCCAGTCGTAGCCGAAGCGCCAGCCCCAGTGGTTGAAGCCGCTCCGGTCAGCGCCCTGACGCCAAGTGGCCGCGCGCCGAACGACCCACGTGAAGTGCGTCGCCGCAAGCGTGAAGAAGAGCGTCTGCAGAAGGAAGCCGAACTGGCTGCCGCTGCTGCTCCAGCCGCTGCCGAGCCTGTGGTTGCTGAAGTGGTCGAGGCAGCCCCTGCCCCGGTCGCTGAAGAAGTTGCCGTTGAAGCCGTGATTGCCGAAGCACCACGCTCCGTTCAGGACGCGGTCGAGCATCACGAACAGGCCCAGGAAAAAGAACACGAGCCTAAACCTCTCGTCTGA
- a CDS encoding nucleotidyltransferase family protein, with the protein MSRSIGVIVLAAGEGSRFREVAGADKDKLLADCTGRDGAVRSVIEQTLVNLPAGLDRRVLVTTEARPQAMRMAQAYGCDVVSIESTGMGDSIAAGVAACPDLDGWLIVLGDMPFILSSSIDRVVAAIADDAVSVPVLNGDYGHPVGFGRSFGPGLMALSGDRGARPLFKQGRVVEVVVDDPGVLWDIDVPQALVFSPA; encoded by the coding sequence ATGAGTCGATCCATTGGCGTGATTGTGCTGGCGGCAGGCGAGGGCAGCCGTTTCCGCGAGGTGGCGGGTGCCGACAAGGACAAGTTGCTGGCCGATTGCACGGGGCGCGACGGAGCGGTGCGCTCGGTGATCGAGCAGACGCTGGTGAACCTGCCGGCGGGTCTCGACAGGCGAGTGCTGGTGACTACCGAGGCGCGACCGCAAGCGATGCGTATGGCGCAGGCTTACGGGTGTGATGTTGTCTCGATCGAGTCCACAGGAATGGGCGACAGCATTGCGGCGGGCGTTGCCGCTTGCCCGGATCTGGATGGCTGGTTGATTGTGCTGGGCGATATGCCGTTCATCCTGTCGTCGAGCATTGATCGGGTGGTGGCGGCGATTGCCGACGATGCGGTCAGTGTGCCAGTGCTCAATGGTGACTACGGACACCCGGTTGGGTTTGGTCGCTCATTTGGGCCGGGGTTGATGGCGTTATCCGGGGATCGTGGTGCCAGACCGTTGTTCAAGCAGGGGCGGGTGGTGGAGGTTGTCGTCGATGATCCTGGCGTTCTGTGGGATATCGATGTGCCCCAGGCGTTGGTTTTTTCGCCGGCCTGA
- the rluC gene encoding 23S rRNA pseudouridine(955/2504/2580) synthase RluC, translating to MTTTAPSTPGVQLLEVSPEYAGQRIDNFLLARLKGVPKTLIYRILRKGEVRVNKGRIKPEYKLQAGDIVRVPPVRVPERDEPVPLAQGLLQRLEASIVYEDKALIVINKPAGIAVHGGSGLNYGVIEAFRQLRPDAKELELVHRLDRDTSGLLMIAKKRSMLRHLHAALRGDGVDKRYMALVRGNWATSIKQVRAALGKSNLRSGERMVEVDEEEGKESVTVFKVLRRFGDFATLIEAKPITGRTHQIRVHTLHAGHCIAGDTKYGDDGFSKEIRDLGGKRLFLHAYMLTVPLPDGGELKLQAPVDEMWAKTVERLSAPI from the coding sequence ATGACGACTACTGCCCCTTCGACTCCAGGCGTTCAATTGCTTGAGGTCTCGCCGGAATATGCCGGCCAACGAATCGACAATTTCCTCCTCGCCCGGCTCAAAGGCGTGCCCAAGACCTTGATTTACCGCATTTTGCGCAAAGGCGAAGTGCGAGTTAACAAAGGTCGGATCAAGCCCGAATACAAGCTGCAGGCCGGCGATATCGTGCGCGTGCCGCCGGTTCGCGTGCCTGAACGTGACGAGCCGGTGCCTTTGGCCCAGGGCCTGTTGCAGCGCCTCGAAGCCTCGATTGTCTATGAAGACAAAGCCCTGATCGTGATCAACAAGCCCGCTGGCATTGCGGTTCACGGTGGCAGCGGCTTGAATTACGGCGTTATCGAAGCCTTTCGTCAGTTGCGCCCCGACGCCAAGGAGCTCGAGCTGGTTCACCGTCTCGATCGTGATACCTCCGGCCTGCTGATGATCGCCAAGAAACGCAGCATGTTGCGTCACTTGCATGCCGCGTTGCGCGGTGACGGTGTCGACAAGCGCTACATGGCACTGGTTCGCGGCAACTGGGCGACCTCGATCAAGCAGGTCCGCGCGGCGCTCGGCAAGAGCAATTTGCGCTCCGGTGAGCGCATGGTCGAGGTCGACGAGGAGGAGGGCAAGGAGTCTGTGACCGTGTTCAAGGTCCTGCGACGCTTTGGCGATTTTGCCACTCTGATCGAAGCCAAGCCGATCACCGGTCGCACGCACCAGATCCGCGTCCACACGTTGCACGCGGGGCACTGCATTGCGGGTGACACCAAATACGGCGACGACGGTTTCAGTAAGGAAATCCGTGATCTGGGCGGCAAGCGCCTGTTCTTGCACGCCTACATGCTGACCGTGCCGCTGCCCGATGGCGGTGAACTCAAGTTGCAGGCACCGGTCGATGAGATGTGGGCCAAGACTGTGGAGCGATTGAGTGCGCCCATCTGA
- a CDS encoding xanthine dehydrogenase family protein molybdopterin-binding subunit → MSRLPNDFALSNLSRRGFLKGVGATGALVLAASWGWQDALAEDKPKQFGADGMPNGWIDDPKVYVSIAADGTVTVVCNRSEMGQGVRTSLTMVVADELEADWAHVKVQQAPGDEVRFGNQDTDGSRSMRHWYEPMRRCGAAARTMLEQAAAAQWKVPVSECHAQLHKVIHTPSGRELGYGELAATASALPVPGRDSLRLKQPSEFRYIGKEGTKAIDGDDIVNGRAVYGADVHFDGMLYAVIARPAVYGGKVKSVDDSAALKVPGVLKVIQIEPRPLPSEFQPLGGVAVVASNTWAALKGREALKIEWDDGPNATYDSIAYRKEIEAASLKPGKVVRNTGDIEKAIGSAASTLEASYYLPHLAQAPMEPMVAIARYKEGVCEAWAPSQAPQVTRERIAERLGLPFDNVTFNVTLLGGGFGRKSKPDFVVEAAILAKEFPGKAVRVQWTREDDIHNSYFHTVSAEYLKAGVGKDGLPSAWLHRTVAPSITALFAPGMNHEAAFELGMGFTNMAYAIPNVRLENPEATVHTRVGWYRSVSNIPHGFAIQSFVDELAHKAKEDPLQYQIKLLGRDRQIDPRTLSEEWNYGESPERYPIDTGRMRTVLETAAKAAGWGRKLPKGRGLGLAVHYSFVTYVAAVIEVEVKDDGTLIVHKADIAVDCGPQINPERIRSQFEGACVMGLGNAVWGEISFKDGKVQQDNFHMYEVARMSLAPKEVAVHLVTPPGDVPLGGVGEPGVPPIAPALCNAIFAATGQRIRSLPVRYQLQGWQKAQA, encoded by the coding sequence ATGAGCCGTTTACCGAACGATTTCGCCCTGAGTAATCTGAGCCGCCGGGGCTTCCTCAAGGGGGTTGGCGCCACGGGGGCGCTGGTGCTGGCCGCAAGTTGGGGCTGGCAGGATGCGCTGGCCGAAGACAAACCGAAGCAGTTCGGCGCCGATGGCATGCCCAACGGCTGGATCGACGATCCGAAGGTTTACGTCAGCATTGCCGCCGACGGCACGGTGACCGTGGTCTGCAACCGCTCGGAAATGGGCCAGGGCGTGCGCACGAGCCTGACCATGGTGGTCGCCGATGAGCTGGAAGCCGATTGGGCTCACGTCAAAGTGCAGCAGGCACCGGGCGATGAAGTGCGCTTCGGCAACCAGGACACCGACGGCTCGCGCAGCATGCGTCACTGGTACGAGCCGATGCGTCGGTGCGGAGCCGCTGCCCGGACCATGCTGGAGCAGGCTGCGGCCGCGCAGTGGAAGGTTCCGGTCAGCGAATGCCATGCACAATTGCACAAAGTCATTCACACACCGTCCGGGCGTGAGCTGGGATACGGCGAACTCGCCGCAACGGCCAGTGCGTTGCCGGTTCCGGGCCGTGACAGCCTGCGGCTCAAGCAACCGTCGGAATTCCGCTACATCGGCAAGGAAGGGACGAAGGCTATCGATGGCGATGACATCGTCAATGGTCGCGCCGTGTACGGGGCTGATGTGCATTTCGACGGCATGCTGTACGCCGTGATCGCCCGCCCTGCGGTGTACGGCGGCAAGGTCAAGTCGGTGGATGACAGCGCCGCACTGAAAGTGCCGGGCGTGCTCAAAGTCATTCAGATCGAACCGCGGCCGCTGCCTTCGGAGTTCCAGCCATTGGGCGGCGTGGCCGTGGTGGCCAGCAACACCTGGGCGGCGCTCAAGGGTCGCGAGGCGCTGAAGATCGAATGGGATGACGGCCCGAACGCCACTTATGACTCGATCGCCTATCGTAAAGAGATCGAAGCCGCTTCGCTGAAACCAGGAAAAGTGGTGCGCAACACCGGCGACATCGAAAAGGCCATTGGCAGCGCTGCCAGCACCCTTGAAGCCTCTTATTACTTGCCGCATCTGGCACAGGCGCCGATGGAACCGATGGTGGCCATCGCCCGCTATAAGGAGGGCGTGTGCGAAGCCTGGGCGCCAAGCCAGGCGCCGCAGGTCACCCGTGAACGGATCGCCGAACGCCTCGGTCTGCCATTCGATAACGTGACCTTCAACGTGACACTGCTGGGCGGTGGTTTTGGTCGCAAGTCCAAACCGGACTTCGTCGTTGAAGCCGCCATTCTTGCCAAGGAGTTTCCCGGCAAGGCTGTGCGCGTGCAGTGGACCCGAGAAGACGACATCCACAATTCTTATTTCCATACCGTGTCAGCCGAGTACCTCAAGGCCGGCGTGGGCAAGGACGGTTTGCCGTCCGCCTGGCTGCACCGCACGGTGGCGCCGAGCATCACCGCGCTGTTCGCACCGGGCATGAATCACGAAGCCGCGTTCGAGTTGGGTATGGGTTTTACCAACATGGCTTATGCGATTCCCAACGTGCGCCTGGAAAACCCTGAAGCCACGGTTCATACGCGTGTGGGCTGGTATCGCTCGGTGTCGAACATTCCCCATGGCTTCGCGATCCAGAGTTTTGTCGACGAGCTGGCGCACAAAGCCAAGGAAGATCCGCTCCAGTATCAGATCAAATTGCTCGGCCGGGATCGGCAGATCGACCCGCGCACGCTCAGTGAAGAATGGAACTACGGCGAATCCCCCGAGCGTTATCCGATCGACACCGGGCGTATGCGCACCGTGCTGGAAACCGCGGCCAAGGCCGCCGGTTGGGGCCGGAAGTTGCCCAAGGGTCGTGGTCTCGGATTGGCAGTGCATTACAGCTTTGTGACTTATGTGGCGGCGGTGATCGAAGTCGAGGTCAAGGATGACGGCACGCTGATCGTGCACAAGGCCGATATCGCCGTGGATTGCGGGCCGCAGATCAACCCCGAGCGGATCCGTTCGCAGTTCGAAGGCGCCTGTGTGATGGGCTTGGGCAACGCGGTCTGGGGCGAAATCAGCTTCAAGGACGGCAAGGTGCAGCAGGACAACTTCCATATGTATGAAGTGGCGCGCATGTCGCTGGCACCGAAGGAAGTCGCGGTGCATCTGGTGACGCCGCCGGGCGACGTACCGCTGGGCGGTGTCGGTGAGCCGGGCGTACCGCCGATTGCGCCGGCGTTGTGCAATGCGATCTTCGCCGCGACCGGCCAGCGCATCCGCAGCCTGCCGGTGCGTTATCAGCTGCAGGGCTGGCAAAAGGCGCAAGCGTGA
- a CDS encoding (2Fe-2S)-binding protein: MITLKLNGQDHPLDVTEDMPLLWAIRDVAGYNGTKFGCGMGLCGACTIHIDGSPARSCITPIGSVAGQNVTTIDNLHADPIGQIVQQAWLDTAVAQCGFCQGGQIMSATALLKTNPNPSDEQIEEAMVGNICRCGTYNRIKTAIRQASTHLKEAKA, from the coding sequence ATGATTACCCTGAAACTCAATGGCCAAGACCATCCACTCGATGTCACCGAGGACATGCCGCTGCTGTGGGCGATCCGTGACGTCGCCGGTTACAACGGCACCAAGTTCGGCTGCGGCATGGGCCTGTGCGGCGCCTGCACCATTCATATCGACGGCTCGCCAGCGCGCAGTTGCATCACGCCGATCGGTTCGGTGGCCGGGCAGAATGTAACGACCATCGACAACCTGCACGCCGATCCGATTGGCCAGATCGTCCAGCAAGCCTGGCTCGACACCGCCGTGGCCCAGTGCGGTTTCTGTCAGGGCGGGCAGATCATGTCCGCCACCGCGTTGCTCAAGACCAACCCGAACCCGAGCGACGAGCAGATCGAAGAGGCGATGGTCGGCAACATCTGCCGCTGCGGCACCTACAACCGAATCAAGACTGCCATCCGCCAGGCTTCCACTCACTTGAAGGAGGCCAAGGCATGA